Proteins encoded in a region of the Podarcis muralis chromosome 2, rPodMur119.hap1.1, whole genome shotgun sequence genome:
- the LOC114591997 gene encoding neural proliferation differentiation and control protein 1-like isoform X2: MQGKAIRWLGFFAALIATGANWEADPLCPAKYKVNCLLRQRLGCGPEGAPTCGPCFPNYEEDSSGNCVQKKAPKQESKTKGQKKPKDLLALILSLLAKHEKGLKPPDMETTWPGSMEGFEPPSSPTSFPTSFPPNASYSVSGSPASSESYEDTPVSATTPPTRVKVDFKQRSRPPATSLNKAVSLTLVVMCTVTGVSGLVVAAMCWYRLQKEVHLTQKMAYAGSRGNQYRYHQPSAYMDSRLAQSCQVHHYQHQKKLLTTTSQEEAPKPVEQLSTESETENGDYTVYECPGLAPSGEMEIHNPLFDTSTLNRCPP, encoded by the exons ATGCAGGGCAAAGCGATACGATGGCTGGGGTTCTTCGCCGCCCTGATAGCTACGGGGGCCAACTGGGAAGCAG acCCCCTCTGCCCAGCCAAGTACAAAGTCAACTGTCTGCTCCGTCAACGTCTGGGCTGTGGGCCAGAAGGAGCACCTACCTGTGGCCCTTGCTTCCCCAACTATGAGGAGGACTCTAGTGGAAACTGCGTGCAGAAGAAGGCTCCTAAGCAGG aaagcaaaacaaaaggccAGAAGAAGCCCAAAGACCTGCTCGCTCTCATCCTTTCCCTCCTGGCCAAGCATGAGAAAGGGCTGAAGCCACCAGACATGGAGACCACTTGGCCTG GCAGCATGGAGGGATTTGAGCCACCCAGCTCCCCCACTTCcttccccacctctttccccccaaaCGCCTCCTACTCCGTGAGCGGCAGCCCAGCTTCTTCCGAGTCGTATGAAGACACCCCAGTCTCAGCCACCACGCCCCCCACAAGAGTGAAAGTGGATTTCAAGCAAAGGTCCCGGCCTCCGGCTACAAGTCTGAACAAAGCGGTGTCGCTTA CTCTCGTGGTGATGTGCACAGTGACAGGGGTTTCCGGACTGGTAGTTGCTGCTATGTGCTGGTACAG GCTACAGAAGGAAGTACATTTGACTCAGAAGATGGCATATGCAGGCAGCCGGGGGAACCAATACCGATATCATCAGCCCAGCGCA TACATGGACTCCCGACTAGCTCAGTCGTGCCAAGTTCACCACTATCAACATCAGAAGAAGCTTCTCACCACAACCAGTCAGGA AGAAGCCCCCAAACCAGTAGAGCAGCTCTCCACAGAGTCAGAGACTGAGAACGGAGATTACACCGTGTACGAGTGTCCGGGACTGGCGCCG AGTGGAGAGATGGAGATCCACAACCCACTCTTTGATACCTCCACACTAAACCGATGCCCTCCCTGA
- the LOC114591997 gene encoding neural proliferation differentiation and control protein 1-like isoform X1, whose amino-acid sequence MQGKAIRWLGFFAALIATGANWEADPLCPAKYKVNCLLRQRLGCGPEGAPTCGPCFPNYEEDSSGNCVQKKAPKQESKTKGQKKPKDLLALILSLLAKHEKGLKPPDMETTWPGSMEGFEPPSSPTSFPTSFPPNASYSVSGSPASSESYEDTPVSATTPPTRVKVDFKQRSRPPATSLNKAVSLTLVVMCTVTGVSGLVVAAMCWYRLQKEVHLTQKMAYAGSRGNQYRYHQPSAYMDSRLAQSCQVHHYQHQKKLLTTTSQDREAPKPVEQLSTESETENGDYTVYECPGLAPSGEMEIHNPLFDTSTLNRCPP is encoded by the exons ATGCAGGGCAAAGCGATACGATGGCTGGGGTTCTTCGCCGCCCTGATAGCTACGGGGGCCAACTGGGAAGCAG acCCCCTCTGCCCAGCCAAGTACAAAGTCAACTGTCTGCTCCGTCAACGTCTGGGCTGTGGGCCAGAAGGAGCACCTACCTGTGGCCCTTGCTTCCCCAACTATGAGGAGGACTCTAGTGGAAACTGCGTGCAGAAGAAGGCTCCTAAGCAGG aaagcaaaacaaaaggccAGAAGAAGCCCAAAGACCTGCTCGCTCTCATCCTTTCCCTCCTGGCCAAGCATGAGAAAGGGCTGAAGCCACCAGACATGGAGACCACTTGGCCTG GCAGCATGGAGGGATTTGAGCCACCCAGCTCCCCCACTTCcttccccacctctttccccccaaaCGCCTCCTACTCCGTGAGCGGCAGCCCAGCTTCTTCCGAGTCGTATGAAGACACCCCAGTCTCAGCCACCACGCCCCCCACAAGAGTGAAAGTGGATTTCAAGCAAAGGTCCCGGCCTCCGGCTACAAGTCTGAACAAAGCGGTGTCGCTTA CTCTCGTGGTGATGTGCACAGTGACAGGGGTTTCCGGACTGGTAGTTGCTGCTATGTGCTGGTACAG GCTACAGAAGGAAGTACATTTGACTCAGAAGATGGCATATGCAGGCAGCCGGGGGAACCAATACCGATATCATCAGCCCAGCGCA TACATGGACTCCCGACTAGCTCAGTCGTGCCAAGTTCACCACTATCAACATCAGAAGAAGCTTCTCACCACAACCAGTCAGGA CAGAGAAGCCCCCAAACCAGTAGAGCAGCTCTCCACAGAGTCAGAGACTGAGAACGGAGATTACACCGTGTACGAGTGTCCGGGACTGGCGCCG AGTGGAGAGATGGAGATCCACAACCCACTCTTTGATACCTCCACACTAAACCGATGCCCTCCCTGA
- the LOC114591997 gene encoding neural proliferation differentiation and control protein 1-like isoform X3: MQGKAIRWLGFFAALIATGANWEADPLCPAKYKVNCLLRQRLGCGPEGAPTCGPCFPNYEEDSSGNCVQKKAPKQESKTKGQKKPKDLLALILSLLAKHEKGLKPPDMETTWPGSMEGFEPPSSPTSFPTSFPPNASYSVSGSPASSESYEDTPVSATTPPTRVKVDFKQRSRPPATSLNKAVSLTLVVMCTVTGVSGLVVAAMCWYRLQKEVHLTQKMAYAGSRGNQYRYHQPSAYMDSRLAQSCQVHHYQHQKKLLTTTSQEVERWRSTTHSLIPPH, translated from the exons ATGCAGGGCAAAGCGATACGATGGCTGGGGTTCTTCGCCGCCCTGATAGCTACGGGGGCCAACTGGGAAGCAG acCCCCTCTGCCCAGCCAAGTACAAAGTCAACTGTCTGCTCCGTCAACGTCTGGGCTGTGGGCCAGAAGGAGCACCTACCTGTGGCCCTTGCTTCCCCAACTATGAGGAGGACTCTAGTGGAAACTGCGTGCAGAAGAAGGCTCCTAAGCAGG aaagcaaaacaaaaggccAGAAGAAGCCCAAAGACCTGCTCGCTCTCATCCTTTCCCTCCTGGCCAAGCATGAGAAAGGGCTGAAGCCACCAGACATGGAGACCACTTGGCCTG GCAGCATGGAGGGATTTGAGCCACCCAGCTCCCCCACTTCcttccccacctctttccccccaaaCGCCTCCTACTCCGTGAGCGGCAGCCCAGCTTCTTCCGAGTCGTATGAAGACACCCCAGTCTCAGCCACCACGCCCCCCACAAGAGTGAAAGTGGATTTCAAGCAAAGGTCCCGGCCTCCGGCTACAAGTCTGAACAAAGCGGTGTCGCTTA CTCTCGTGGTGATGTGCACAGTGACAGGGGTTTCCGGACTGGTAGTTGCTGCTATGTGCTGGTACAG GCTACAGAAGGAAGTACATTTGACTCAGAAGATGGCATATGCAGGCAGCCGGGGGAACCAATACCGATATCATCAGCCCAGCGCA TACATGGACTCCCGACTAGCTCAGTCGTGCCAAGTTCACCACTATCAACATCAGAAGAAGCTTCTCACCACAACCAGTCAGGA AGTGGAGAGATGGAGATCCACAACCCACTCTTTGATACCTCCACACTAA